One genomic window of Candidatus Cloacimonadota bacterium includes the following:
- a CDS encoding GxxExxY protein, translating into MEREKLEEIGKQIIDASFQVHKTLGPGLLESAYE; encoded by the coding sequence ATGGAAAGAGAAAAACTTGAAGAAATCGGAAAGCAAATTATAGATGCTTCTTTCCAAGTTCACAAAACATTAGGACCCGGATTATTGGAATCTGCTTATGAA